The Bradyrhizobium barranii subsp. barranii genome segment TGTGGGATAGCGCATAGACTCTAGAGCTGGAAAAGCTCTAAGAAGATGCGCCCTTTTTGGTCAGTTCCGTCTTAGGTTTTGCCGATGGATTACGCCCAGTTCTTCAATACCGCCCTCGATCGTCTCCACACCGAGCGGCGCTACCGCGTGTTCGCCGATCTCGAACGCATCGCCGGTCGGTTCCCGCATGCGCTCTGGCACTCGCCGAAGGGCAAACGCGACGTCGTGATCTGGTGCTCCAACGATTATCTCGGCATGGGCCAGCACCCGAAGGTGGTCGGCGCCATGGTCGAAACCGCGACCCGCGTCGGCACCGGCGCAGGCGGCACCCGCAACATCGCCGGCACGCATCATCCGCTGGTGCAGCTCGAGGCCGAGCTCGCCGATCTCCACGGCAAGGAAGCGTCGCTGCTGTTCACCTCGGGCTATGTCTCGAACCAGACCGGCATCGCGACCATCGCGAAGCTCATTCCGAACTGCCTGATCCTGTCGGACGAGCTCAACCACAATTCGATGATCGAGGGCATCCGCCAGTCCGCCTGCGAGCGCGTCGTGTTCCGCCACAACGACCTCGCCGACCTCGAAGAGAAGTTGAAGGCCGCAGGTCCGAACCGGCCGAAGCTGATCGCCTGCGAAAGCCTCTATTCGATGGACGGCGACGTCGCCCCGCTCGCCAAGATCTGCGATCTCGCCGAGAAATATGGCGCGATGACCTATGTCGACGAGGTCCATGCCGTCGGCATGTACGGCCCGCGCGGCGGCGGCATCGCCGAGCGTGACGGCGTCATGCATCGCATCGACATTCTCGAAGGTACGCTGGCCAAGGCGTTCGGCTGCCTCGGCGGCTACATCGCCGCCAACGGCCAGATCATCGACGCCGTGCGCTCCTACGCGCCGGGCTTCATCTTCACCACCGCGCTGCCGCCGGCGATCTGCTCGGCCGCGACCGCCGCGATCAAGCATCTGAAGACCTCGAACTGGGAGCGCGAGCGCCACCAGGACCGCGCCGCCCGCGTCAAGGCGATACTCAATGCTGCCGGCCTGCCTGTGATGTCGAGCGACACCCATATTGTGCCGCTGTTCATCGGCGATGCCGAGAAGTGCAAGCAGGCGTCCGACCTGCTGCTGGAACAGCACGGCATCTACATTCAGCCGATCAACTATCCGACGGTGGCCAAGGGCACCGAACGCCTGCGCATTACGCCCTCGCCCTATCACGACGACGGCTTGATCGATCAGCTCGCCGAAGCGCTCCTGCAGGTGTGGGACCGCCTCGGTCTGCCGCTCAAGCAAAAGTCGCTGGCGGCGGAGTAGGCCTGCTTCCACCCTCCCTTGGAGGGAGACGGGGTGGGGTGACAGTCTCTCCACCTCTGACGCTGCTCGTGTGGAAACATCCCCCCCCCCCCGCTCGCGCTTCGCGCGATCGACCCTCCCCCTCCAGGGGAGGGTAAGCGGGATCCGCGTCCGGTCGCACCTTAACGACAACCCCAATTCCCGCCCCGGTAGGGCATTTCGCTGTCGCTTGCGCCCGCCCAACGCGCTAGATTTGCAGGGAAAATGAGTTCGGGCGCCCTCGCGCCCAGGGAGAAGCGCGCTCGCCATGCTGCACGACTGGGGCGTGATCGCTGCCGCCTTCGGCTATATCGGCTTCCTGTTCCTGGTGGCGAGCCATGGCGACCGCCGCTCGCCGGCCGGGCGCGGCCGCGCGTCCGGGCTGATCTATCCGCTGTCGCTCGCGATCTATTGCACCTCCTGGACCTTCTTCGGCTCGGTCGGCTTCGCCACCCGCGCCTCGACCGACTTCCTCGCCATCTATGTCGGCCCGATCCTGATGATCGGGCTCGGCGCCGGCGTCCTGCGCCGCGTGATCCAGCTCGCGAAAGCGCACAACATCACCTCGATCGCCGACTTCATCGGCGCGCGCTACGGCAAGAGCCAGGCGGTGGCGGCAACGGTGGCGCTGATCGCGATCATCGGCTCGGTGCCCTACATCGCGCTCCAGCTCAAGGCGGTCGCCTCCTCGCTCGAAACGATCCTGAGCGAGGACCAGGCGTTCTCCCACATCCCGATCCTCGGCGACATGGCGCTGATGGTGACGCTGGCGATGGCCGCCTTCGCCGTGCTGTTCGGCACGCGGCAGACCGACGCCACCGAGCACCAGCACGGACTGATGCTGGCGGTCGCAACCGAATCCATCATCAAGCTGATCGCCTTCCTCGCCGCCGGCATCTTCGTCACCTTCTGGATGTTCTCGCCACACGAATTGATCGAGCGCGCGATGAGGACGCCGGAGGCGGTGCGCGCCATCAACTATTCGCCCTCGATCGGCAACTTCCTCACCATGACGCTGCTGTCGCTCTGCGCGATCATGCTGCTGCCCCGCCAGTTCCACGTCAGCGTGGTCGAAAACTCCTCGGATGCCGAGGTCAGCCGCGCGCGCTGGCTGTTCCCGTTCTATCTCGTCGCCATCAATTTGTTCGTGATCCCGATCGCGCTCGCCGGCCTCGTCACCTTTCCGTTCGGCGCGGTCGAACCGGACATGTATGTGCTGGCGCTGCCGATGGAGGGCGGCGCGGGACTTCTCAGCGTCGCCGTCTTCGTCGGGGGGCTGTCGGCGGCGACCGCGATGGTGATCGTCGAATGCGTCGCGCTCTCCATCATGGTCTCGAACGACCTCGTGGTGCCATTGGTGCTGCAGCGGCGGCCGGAGGGGCGCACCGGCGGCGCCGATTTCAGCGACTTCCTGCTGCGCTCGCGGCGGCTTGCGATCTTCGCCATCATGGTGATGGCCTATTTCTACTACCGCGCACTCGGCAACACCCAGCTTGCGGCGATCGGCCTGCTCTCCTTTGCCGCCATCGCCCAGCTCGCGCCCAGCTTCTTCGGCGGGCTGTTGTGGCGGCGCGCCACCGCGCGCGGCGCCATCGGCGGCATGCTGGTCGGCTTCGCGGTGTGGCTCTACACGCTGTTCATCCCGAGCTTCATGGATTCCTCGACGGCGGGCGTCCTGCTGCTCCAGCACGGCCCGTTCGGCATCGAGGCGCTACGCCCGCAGGCGCTGTTCGGCGCCGACCTGCCGCCGCTGATGCACGGCGTGATCTGGTCGCTGTCGCTCAACATCCTGACCTATGTGCTGCTGTCGCTGGCGCGGCGGCCGTCCTCGATCGAGCTGGTGCAAGCCGATCTGTTCGTACCCAACACGCTCGCGCCGATCTCCCCGAACTTCCGCCGCTGGCGCACCACCGTCACGGTGCAGGACATCCAGACCACGGTCGCGCAATATCTCGGACCCGACCGCGCCCGGCATTCGTTCGAGGCATTTTCGGTACGGCGCAATGTTCGCCTGGAATCCGGGGCGCCCGCCGATTTCGAGCTGCTGCAGCACGCCGAGCACCTGATCGCCTCTTCGATCGGCGCGGCCTCCTCGCGGCTCGTGATGTCGCTGTTGCTGCGCAAGCGGACGGTCTCGGCGAAAGCGGCGCTGAAGCTGCTCGACGATTCCCACGCGGCGCTGCATTTCAATCGCGAGATCCTCCAGACCGCGCTCAACCATGTCCGCCAGGGCATCGCCGTGTTCGACGCCGATCTGCAGCTGATCTGCTCCAACCGGCAGTTCGGCGATCTCCTGAACGTGCCGCCGCATTTCATCCAGTTCGGCACGCCATTGCGTGAAATCCTGGAATTCATGGGTGTGAGCGAGCCGGACAATCCGGTCGAGCGCGAAGCCATGCTGGAGCGGCGGCTCGCGGCTTACACCACCGACGGCGAGCCTTATCTCGAGCGCCTGCCCGACCGCCACATGGTGATCGAGATTTTGACCAACCGCATGCCCGGCGGTGGCTTCGTCATCACCTTCACCGATGTCACCCCCACGTTCGAGGCCGCCGAAGCACTTGAGCGCGCCAACGCGACGCTCGAAAAGCGGGTGCGCGACCGCACCGAGGAGCTGACCCGGCTGAATTCCGAGCTGGCGCTGGCCAAGAGCGCGGCCGAGGACGCCAGCATCTCCAAGACGCGATTCCTGGCGGCAGCCAGCCACGACATCCTCCAGCCCCTGAACGCGGCGCGGCTGTATGTCACCAGCCTGGTCGAACGCCAGCACAGCGGCGAGGAGACGCGGCTGGTCGAGAACATCGACGAATCGCTCCAGGCGATCGAGGAGATCCTCGGTGCACTGCTCGACATATCGCGGCTGGATGCCGGCGCGATGACGACCTCGATCTCGAGCTTCAAGATGGCCGATTTGATGCGCTCGCTGGAGATCGAGTTTGCACCGATCGCACGTGCCAAGAACCTCGAGCTCGCCTTCGTGCCCTGCTCGCTGCCGGTCGAGTCCGACCGGCTGTTGCTGCGGCGCCTGCTCCAGAACCTGATCTCCAACGCGATCAAATACACCCCGCGCGGACGCGTGCTGGTCGGCTGCCGCCGCCAGGGCCCTTCGCTGAAAATCTGCGTCTACGACACCGGCGTCGGCATCCCGCCGGTCAAGCGCGGCGAGATCTTCAAGGAATTCCACCGCCTCGAACAGGGCGCGCGGATCGCCCGCGGCCTTGGACTCGGCCTCTCGATCGTCGAGCGTCTTGCACGCGTGCTCAAGCACGGCATCGCCATCGACGGCAACAAGAGCGGCGGCTCGGTCTTCTCCGTGACTGTGCCGACAGCCAAGGCGATCACCCACACCGCTGCCGTCACCAGCGCGACGCCGCTGGCGCGTAGGCCGATCTCGGGCGCCCTCATCGTCTGCATCGAGAACGATGCGGCGATCCTCGACGGCATGCGCACGCTGCTGAAGGCCTGGGACGCCGAGGTGATCGCGGTCGCCGACCCCGAGGGCGCGATCGCCGCGATCGAAGGCGCGGGCCGCCGCGTCACCGGCCTGCTGGTCGATTATCACCTCGACCGCGGCAACGGCATTGCCGCCATCCGCGACATCCGCCGCCGCTTCGGCGACGGCATCCCCGCGATCCTGATCACCGCCGACCGCAGCCCCGCGGTGCAGGTCGCCGCGCGCGAGGAAAATGTCGCGGTGCTCAACAAGCCGGTGAAGCCGGCCTCGCTCCGCGCCCTGCTGGGACAGTGGCGCACGCAGCAGATGGTGGCGGCGGAGTAAAACGCCGTCAGTAGTCGGTCGATATGCTAAGTGCGCGCCACTTCTCCAGCTCGTCGAGGCGTTGCCGGTCCGTCGCCGCGATGGCGTTTACGGCGTCGCTGCCGAGCGCGATCCGCAGCGGCGGGCTATCCATGTCAACGAGCTTCAGCACGACGGCGGCGGCCTTCGCCGGATCGCCCGGCTGGCGGCCATCATAATCGCGCTGCATCCTGACGGCCGCGCCAACGACGGCATCGTACTCCGCCCGCCCTTCGCCGGTCGCATGCGCTGACTGCGCAAAGCCCGTGCGGAAGCCGCCGGGTTCGACGATCGTCACGTGCACGCCGATCAACGCCATCTCGCGTGCCAGCGATTCCGAAAAGCCCTCGATGCCCCATTTCGCGGCCGAGTAGGCCGCGCGTGCGGGAGCTCCGATCCGTCCGCCGACGGATGAGAATTGCACGATATGCCCGCGGCGCTGCCGGCGCAGCACGGGGATCGCCGCCTTGGTGACGATGATGGTGCCGAGCAGATTGACCTCGATCTGCTGACGGAACGAGGCCAGGCTCGTGTCCTCGACCGATCCGAGATCGCCATAGCCGGCATTGTTCACGACCACATCGACGCCGCCGAATGCCTCCACGGCGAGGCCGATGGCCGCTTGCGCGGCCGCCTCGTCAGTCACGTCGAGCGTTGCGAGCCGCAGTCTTTCCTCAAAGCGTTCCCGCAGCGGTTCGAGCGGACCGAGATTCCTGGCAGTGGCAACCACCCGGTCACCCGCCGCAAGCGCGGCTTCCGTGATGGCGCGTCCGAGCCCGCGCGAGCTGCCGCTGATGAACCAGATCTTTGACACGGTGGGCTCCTGACCGCTCAAGGCGCAAGCCGGGTGAAGACGTAGTCGTGGCTCTTGGCGCGGGCGTCGTGGCAGGTGAAGCAGGTGCGGTGCTGTGCCTCGTCGACCGGCTTGCCATTGATGAAGCGGCCGAACCCCCAGCCGCCGGTGGACGCATATTTCCTGGAATCCTTGACCATCACCTGCACCGTGGTGGCCGCGCCGGGAATCGTCGCGGATGCGAATTCCGGCGACTGTTTCCGTTTCCAGGCGCGCTTGACCAGAATGGTGCCATCGGGGAACGGAAGCTTGCCGGCCTGATAAGCGTCGATTGCCGTCTGGTTGCCGACAACGGCGCGAAGCTCGTCGAGTGGCGCCGCCTCCTCGGCGGGCGCGATCAGCTCCCACTGCTTGTAACCCGCAGGAATCGTGACGCCGAAGATCGGCGAGGCGTCCGCCGCATTGCCTTGCACCGGCCCCTCCGCAAGAGCGATCGAGACCAGATAGGGCACGCAAGTCAGGAGAACGACGAGAAGGAGCGCGGCAAGCGTGATAGCCGTCGCATACGAGCGCGTCTTCTTTTCAGGTTCGATGGACGTCATGACGTTCCTTCATGCTGGGATCGCGGCATAGCCTCGGTCCAGCCGCGCTGGACCGAGGCATCGAATGAACGCTCAGGCGCCGTCGGCGTCGATGACGGCCTTGGCGAAGGCTTGCGGCGCTTCCTGCGGCAGATTGTGGCCGATGCCGCCGGTGATCAGGCGAAAGTCGTACCGGCCTGAGAACTTCTTGGCGTAGGCGCTGGGGTCGGGGTGCGGCGCACCGTTGGCGTCGCCCTCCATCGTGATCGTCGGGACGCTGATCACCGGAGCTGCAGCGAGCTTCTTTTCGAGCTCCTCGTATTTGGCTTCGCCCTGGGCGAGCCCGAGCCGCCAGCGGTAATTGTGGATCGTGATGGCGACATGATCCTTGTTGTCCAGCGCCGCCGCGCTCCGGTTAAAGGTC includes the following:
- a CDS encoding PAS domain-containing hybrid sensor histidine kinase/response regulator; translated protein: MLHDWGVIAAAFGYIGFLFLVASHGDRRSPAGRGRASGLIYPLSLAIYCTSWTFFGSVGFATRASTDFLAIYVGPILMIGLGAGVLRRVIQLAKAHNITSIADFIGARYGKSQAVAATVALIAIIGSVPYIALQLKAVASSLETILSEDQAFSHIPILGDMALMVTLAMAAFAVLFGTRQTDATEHQHGLMLAVATESIIKLIAFLAAGIFVTFWMFSPHELIERAMRTPEAVRAINYSPSIGNFLTMTLLSLCAIMLLPRQFHVSVVENSSDAEVSRARWLFPFYLVAINLFVIPIALAGLVTFPFGAVEPDMYVLALPMEGGAGLLSVAVFVGGLSAATAMVIVECVALSIMVSNDLVVPLVLQRRPEGRTGGADFSDFLLRSRRLAIFAIMVMAYFYYRALGNTQLAAIGLLSFAAIAQLAPSFFGGLLWRRATARGAIGGMLVGFAVWLYTLFIPSFMDSSTAGVLLLQHGPFGIEALRPQALFGADLPPLMHGVIWSLSLNILTYVLLSLARRPSSIELVQADLFVPNTLAPISPNFRRWRTTVTVQDIQTTVAQYLGPDRARHSFEAFSVRRNVRLESGAPADFELLQHAEHLIASSIGAASSRLVMSLLLRKRTVSAKAALKLLDDSHAALHFNREILQTALNHVRQGIAVFDADLQLICSNRQFGDLLNVPPHFIQFGTPLREILEFMGVSEPDNPVEREAMLERRLAAYTTDGEPYLERLPDRHMVIEILTNRMPGGGFVITFTDVTPTFEAAEALERANATLEKRVRDRTEELTRLNSELALAKSAAEDASISKTRFLAAASHDILQPLNAARLYVTSLVERQHSGEETRLVENIDESLQAIEEILGALLDISRLDAGAMTTSISSFKMADLMRSLEIEFAPIARAKNLELAFVPCSLPVESDRLLLRRLLQNLISNAIKYTPRGRVLVGCRRQGPSLKICVYDTGVGIPPVKRGEIFKEFHRLEQGARIARGLGLGLSIVERLARVLKHGIAIDGNKSGGSVFSVTVPTAKAITHTAAVTSATPLARRPISGALIVCIENDAAILDGMRTLLKAWDAEVIAVADPEGAIAAIEGAGRRVTGLLVDYHLDRGNGIAAIRDIRRRFGDGIPAILITADRSPAVQVAAREENVAVLNKPVKPASLRALLGQWRTQQMVAAE
- a CDS encoding cytochrome P460 family protein, giving the protein MTSIEPEKKTRSYATAITLAALLLVVLLTCVPYLVSIALAEGPVQGNAADASPIFGVTIPAGYKQWELIAPAEEAAPLDELRAVVGNQTAIDAYQAGKLPFPDGTILVKRAWKRKQSPEFASATIPGAATTVQVMVKDSRKYASTGGWGFGRFINGKPVDEAQHRTCFTCHDARAKSHDYVFTRLAP
- a CDS encoding SDR family NAD(P)-dependent oxidoreductase, with amino-acid sequence MSKIWFISGSSRGLGRAITEAALAAGDRVVATARNLGPLEPLRERFEERLRLATLDVTDEAAAQAAIGLAVEAFGGVDVVVNNAGYGDLGSVEDTSLASFRQQIEVNLLGTIIVTKAAIPVLRRQRRGHIVQFSSVGGRIGAPARAAYSAAKWGIEGFSESLAREMALIGVHVTIVEPGGFRTGFAQSAHATGEGRAEYDAVVGAAVRMQRDYDGRQPGDPAKAAAVVLKLVDMDSPPLRIALGSDAVNAIAATDRQRLDELEKWRALSISTDY
- the hemA gene encoding 5-aminolevulinate synthase yields the protein MDYAQFFNTALDRLHTERRYRVFADLERIAGRFPHALWHSPKGKRDVVIWCSNDYLGMGQHPKVVGAMVETATRVGTGAGGTRNIAGTHHPLVQLEAELADLHGKEASLLFTSGYVSNQTGIATIAKLIPNCLILSDELNHNSMIEGIRQSACERVVFRHNDLADLEEKLKAAGPNRPKLIACESLYSMDGDVAPLAKICDLAEKYGAMTYVDEVHAVGMYGPRGGGIAERDGVMHRIDILEGTLAKAFGCLGGYIAANGQIIDAVRSYAPGFIFTTALPPAICSAATAAIKHLKTSNWERERHQDRAARVKAILNAAGLPVMSSDTHIVPLFIGDAEKCKQASDLLLEQHGIYIQPINYPTVAKGTERLRITPSPYHDDGLIDQLAEALLQVWDRLGLPLKQKSLAAE